From one Streptomyces sp. CA-210063 genomic stretch:
- a CDS encoding bifunctional DNA primase/polymerase, which yields MTARVVFIVEETIAGPEAAHIPKQRGESLLDTAVRYAEERHWDVFPGTWLEAVDGVQHCSCGNAACATPGAHPAREDWGTQATGSATVARRLWSKQPTASILLPTGRTFDTIDVPETAGLLALARMERMELTLGPVTWTPDRRMHFFVLPGASVKVPDLVRKLGWSPLALDLKALGEGEYVAAPPTRYGSRGAVQWARRPTPANRWLPDAEELISPLAYACGRDGRR from the coding sequence ATGACCGCTAGAGTTGTGTTCATCGTGGAAGAGACCATCGCGGGCCCTGAAGCTGCCCACATCCCGAAGCAGCGTGGTGAATCGCTGCTGGACACCGCCGTTCGATACGCCGAAGAGCGCCACTGGGACGTGTTCCCCGGTACATGGCTGGAAGCCGTCGACGGGGTGCAGCACTGCTCCTGCGGCAACGCAGCGTGCGCCACCCCCGGCGCGCACCCGGCGCGCGAGGACTGGGGGACCCAGGCGACAGGCAGTGCGACCGTCGCACGCCGCCTGTGGTCGAAGCAGCCCACCGCGTCGATCCTGCTGCCGACCGGCCGTACATTCGACACGATCGACGTTCCCGAGACAGCCGGGCTGCTGGCCCTCGCCCGGATGGAGCGCATGGAGCTGACGCTCGGCCCGGTGACCTGGACGCCGGATCGTCGTATGCATTTCTTCGTGCTGCCCGGTGCCTCCGTCAAGGTCCCCGACCTCGTACGGAAGTTGGGATGGTCCCCGCTCGCGCTCGACCTCAAGGCACTGGGTGAGGGCGAGTATGTGGCGGCTCCACCGACGCGGTACGGGTCGCGGGGGGCCGTGCAGTGGGCACGCCGTCCCACGCCGGCCAACCGATGGCTGCCGGATGCCGAGGAACTGATCTCGCCGCTCGCTTACGCCTGCGGCAGGGATGGGCGGCGGTAA
- a CDS encoding ABC transporter ATP-binding protein: MSEAVAVRVHGLWKRFGAQVAVAGVDLELPAGRFIGLVGPNGAGKTTTLSMVTGLLRPDQGSVEVVGHDVWRDPVEVKARIGVLPEGLRLFDRLTGRELLSYTGRLRGLPGAEVDKRATQLLDVLDLAGARHKLVVDYSTGMRKKIGLAAALLHNPEVLFLDEPFEGVDPVSAQTIRGVLERYTASGATVVFSSHVMELVESLCDWVAVMVAGRIRAHGPLADVRGDAPSLQKAFLELVGARERDTGTDLDWLGGGAGGR; this comes from the coding sequence GTGAGTGAAGCCGTCGCCGTACGTGTCCACGGGCTCTGGAAGCGGTTCGGGGCCCAAGTCGCCGTCGCCGGGGTCGATCTGGAGTTGCCCGCCGGGCGGTTCATCGGGCTGGTCGGGCCGAACGGGGCCGGGAAGACGACCACACTGTCGATGGTCACCGGGCTGCTGCGACCCGATCAGGGGTCCGTGGAGGTCGTCGGACACGATGTGTGGCGGGACCCGGTCGAGGTGAAGGCCCGGATCGGGGTGCTCCCGGAGGGACTTCGGCTCTTCGACCGGCTCACCGGTCGCGAACTCCTTTCCTACACAGGGCGGTTGCGCGGACTGCCCGGCGCCGAGGTCGACAAGCGGGCCACCCAGCTCCTGGACGTCCTCGACCTCGCGGGCGCCCGGCACAAGCTCGTCGTCGACTACTCGACGGGCATGCGCAAGAAGATCGGCCTCGCCGCGGCGCTCCTGCACAACCCCGAAGTCCTGTTCCTGGACGAGCCGTTCGAGGGCGTCGACCCCGTCTCGGCCCAGACCATCCGGGGCGTCCTGGAGCGGTACACCGCCTCCGGCGCCACGGTCGTCTTCTCCTCCCACGTCATGGAGCTGGTCGAGTCCCTCTGCGACTGGGTGGCCGTCATGGTCGCCGGCCGCATCCGCGCCCACGGCCCCCTCGCCGACGTACGGGGTGACGCGCCCTCGCTGCAGAAGGCGTTCCTGGAACTGGTGGGCGCGAGGGAACGGGACACGGGGACGGATCTGGACTGGCTGGGCGGCGGGGCGGGCGGCCGATGA
- a CDS encoding transporter, which yields MSAAGAAGASSVTSVVVRLKLSLLRNGLRQSAGRRAAYVFSVVFVLLFAALQLIGLIALRGDEHAAAVTVPLVALLALGWAVMPLFFPSGDETLDPTRLVMLPLRPRPLVRALLAASLVGIGPLFTLCVLVGSVVATARGAAAYATAVAAVPLALLGCVALARAVAAANIRLLTSRRGRDLAVLSGLVIAVGAQVVNFGAQRLGSSGLGRLEPVADVLSWVPPASALGAVRAMSEGAYGVGVAQLLLSAGALAGLLRWWSRTLTRLMTSPDGSTLPVVEAGRTRTRSTGLSRLLPAGRTGTIMERGLRYIWRDPKTKAAWVTSLAIGLIVPVFNALQGTGSVYFACFAAGMLGILMYNQFGQDTSAFWMVAMTISSTRDAYVELRGRALALLVVTLPYATFVTVLTTALLGDWAALPEALGLSFALLGAMLATGAWSSARFPYSIPQEGYKNVAPGQAGLAWISIFGGMVGAALLCLPVIALTVWVNVAEGGGAWAWVLLPVGVVYGAGIAELGLRLAAPRTARRLPEILAAVSKG from the coding sequence ATGAGCGCGGCGGGCGCCGCGGGCGCCTCGTCGGTGACCTCCGTCGTCGTACGCCTGAAGCTGTCGCTGCTGCGGAACGGTCTGCGGCAGTCGGCCGGGCGGCGTGCCGCGTACGTCTTCTCCGTCGTGTTCGTGCTGCTGTTCGCGGCGCTCCAGCTGATCGGGCTGATCGCGTTGCGCGGCGACGAGCACGCGGCGGCCGTGACCGTGCCGCTGGTGGCGTTGCTGGCGCTCGGGTGGGCGGTGATGCCGCTGTTCTTCCCGAGCGGGGACGAGACGCTGGATCCGACGCGGCTGGTGATGCTGCCGCTGCGCCCGCGCCCGCTCGTACGGGCGCTGCTGGCGGCCTCCCTGGTGGGCATCGGCCCGCTGTTCACCCTGTGCGTGCTGGTGGGGTCGGTCGTGGCGACGGCGCGGGGGGCCGCGGCGTACGCCACCGCCGTCGCCGCCGTACCTCTCGCGCTCCTCGGCTGCGTGGCGCTCGCCCGGGCGGTGGCCGCCGCAAACATCCGCCTCCTGACCAGCCGCCGGGGGCGCGACCTCGCCGTCCTGAGCGGCCTCGTGATCGCGGTCGGCGCCCAGGTCGTCAACTTCGGTGCCCAGCGGCTGGGTTCCTCCGGGCTGGGCCGGCTGGAGCCGGTGGCGGATGTACTGAGCTGGGTCCCGCCGGCGTCGGCGCTCGGCGCGGTGCGGGCGATGAGCGAGGGGGCGTACGGGGTCGGGGTCGCCCAACTGCTGCTGAGCGCGGGCGCGTTGGCGGGGCTGTTGCGGTGGTGGTCACGCACGCTGACCCGGCTGATGACGTCCCCGGACGGCTCGACGCTCCCGGTCGTGGAAGCGGGCCGGACGCGGACGCGCTCGACCGGCCTGAGCCGCCTGCTGCCCGCCGGGCGCACGGGCACCATCATGGAACGCGGCCTGCGCTACATCTGGCGCGACCCGAAGACGAAGGCGGCGTGGGTGACGTCGCTGGCGATCGGTCTGATCGTGCCCGTCTTCAACGCCCTGCAGGGCACCGGCTCGGTCTACTTCGCCTGCTTCGCGGCGGGGATGCTCGGGATCCTGATGTACAACCAGTTCGGGCAGGACACGTCGGCGTTCTGGATGGTCGCCATGACGATCTCGTCCACGCGGGACGCGTACGTCGAACTGCGCGGCCGTGCACTGGCGTTGCTGGTCGTCACGCTGCCGTACGCCACGTTCGTGACCGTCCTGACCACCGCGCTCCTCGGTGACTGGGCCGCCCTGCCCGAGGCACTCGGTCTCTCCTTCGCGCTCCTCGGCGCGATGCTCGCCACCGGTGCCTGGTCCTCCGCGCGCTTCCCCTACTCCATTCCCCAGGAGGGCTACAAGAACGTGGCGCCCGGGCAGGCCGGACTCGCCTGGATCTCCATCTTCGGCGGCATGGTCGGGGCGGCGCTGCTCTGTCTGCCGGTCATCGCCCTGACCGTCTGGGTGAACGTGGCGGAGGGCGGCGGCGCGTGGGCGTGGGTGCTGCTGCCGGTGGGGGTGGTGTACGGGGCGGGGATCGCCGAGCTGGGTCTTCGGTTGGCCGCGCCCCGGACGGCACGGCGGCTGCCGGAGATTCTGGCGGCGGTGAGCAAGGGGTAG